The proteins below come from a single Ictalurus punctatus breed USDA103 chromosome 24, Coco_2.0, whole genome shotgun sequence genomic window:
- the ube2ia gene encoding SUMO-conjugating enzyme UBC9-B: protein MSGIALSRLAQERKAWRKDHPFGFVAVPTKNPDGTMNLMNWECAIPGKKGTPWEGGLFKLRMLFKDDYPSSPPKCKFEPPLFHPNVYPSGTVCLSILEEDKDWRPAITIKQILLGIQELLNEPNIQDPAQAEAYTIYCQNRVEYEKRVRAQAKKFSP from the exons ATGTCTGGTATAGCTTTGAGTCGCCTCGCTCAAGAACGAAAGGCTTGGCGGAAAGATCATCCGTTT gGTTTTGTAGCTGTTCCAACCAAAAACCCAGATGGAACGATGAATCTGATGAACTGGGAGTGTGCCATCCCTGGAAAGAAAGGG ACACCGTGGGAAGGCGGCTTGTTCAAACTGCGGATGCTCTTCAAGGACGATTACCCGTCCTCCCCTCCAAAAT GTAAATTTGAGCCGCCACTTTTCCACCCAAACGTATATCCATCCGGCACGGTGTGTCTATCCATTCTAGAGGAGGACAAAGACTGGAGGCCAGCGATTACGATCAAGCAG ATCTTGCTAGGAATCCAAGAACTCCTAAACGAGCCAAATATTCAGGATCCTGCACAAGCGGAGGCGTACACAATTTACTG ccaaAACAGAGTGGAATATGAAAAAAGGGTCCGAGCACAAGCCAAAAAGTTTTCTCCGTAA